The Candidatus Paceibacterota bacterium genome includes a window with the following:
- the dprA gene encoding DNA-processing protein DprA: MEVKQKKILNALNIALSPNTLGVLKILEKFPLPETAYNINEENLTKLGFKQNTILNFLRIRGKTNIEKEWQKLEREDIKIITKDENEYPELLAEISKPPVLLYVKGELLPEEKYFSCIGTRWPSDYGKMIVPEIISDIVNYNFTVVSGMARGIDTLPHKEALERGKRTIAIVGTGLDIVFPPENKNLAKEIEKNGAIISEFPLQTPPLSYNFPQRNRIIAGITMGTLVIEAKEKSGALITANLALEENREVFAVPGPIYSKTSKGCNNLIKQGAHPVTSSEDILSVFNIEKGLEIEKEIKGDTEEENLILDLLKVNPCSIDEIIKKTKIDTSVVNSTLILLEIEKKIGKTGEKYYINSK; encoded by the coding sequence ATGGAGGTTAAACAAAAAAAAATTCTTAATGCGTTAAACATTGCTCTATCGCCTAATACTTTAGGAGTTCTTAAAATTCTTGAAAAATTTCCTTTACCAGAGACCGCTTATAATATAAATGAAGAAAATTTAACAAAGCTTGGGTTTAAACAAAACACAATTTTAAATTTTTTAAGAATACGGGGGAAAACCAATATTGAAAAGGAATGGCAAAAACTTGAAAGAGAGGATATAAAAATAATAACAAAAGATGAAAATGAATATCCTGAACTTCTTGCTGAAATTTCAAAACCGCCAGTCTTGCTTTATGTTAAAGGCGAATTACTACCTGAAGAAAAATATTTTTCCTGTATAGGGACAAGGTGGCCTTCTGATTATGGCAAAATGATAGTACCAGAAATCATCAGCGATATTGTAAATTATAATTTTACAGTTGTCTCTGGAATGGCACGCGGCATTGATACATTGCCACACAAAGAAGCACTCGAAAGAGGAAAAAGAACCATTGCAATTGTAGGAACAGGGCTTGATATTGTCTTCCCGCCAGAAAATAAAAACTTAGCAAAAGAAATAGAAAAAAATGGAGCCATAATTTCAGAATTTCCGCTTCAAACACCCCCCTTAAGTTATAATTTCCCCCAAAGAAACAGAATTATTGCAGGAATAACTATGGGCACTTTAGTAATTGAAGCAAAAGAAAAAAGCGGGGCTTTAATCACAGCAAATTTAGCACTTGAAGAAAATAGAGAGGTCTTTGCGGTGCCCGGTCCAATATATTCAAAAACCTCAAAAGGTTGTAATAATCTTATAAAACAAGGGGCACACCCCGTAACTTCTTCAGAAGATATACTTTCTGTATTTAATATAGAAAAAGGATTAGAAATTGAAAAAGAAATAAAAGGAGACACGGAAGAAGAAAACTTAATTTTAGACTTACTTAAAGTTAATCCTTGTTCTATTGATGAAATAATAAAAAAGACTAAAATTGACACAAGTGTTGTAAACTCCACTTTAATTTTACTTGAAATTGAAAAGAAAATTGGAAAAACTGGTGAAAAATATTATATAAATAGCAAATAA